A region of the Planctomycetaceae bacterium genome:
GCTGCGTGGGCGTTCACAACGAATGAAGGTGCCCGGTGGCAACCTCTGACCTGGCTGTCGCTGATGCTGGATGTGACTGTTTACCGGAATGCTGCCGCGGGCAGTTTTCATTTTACGAATCTGCTTCTGCATCTGGGCGCCGTGCTGTTTCTGTTCGCTGCATTGCGCGGTGTAACGAGTGAATCCTGGCCGGCCGGAATGGTCGCCGGCATGTTTGCCGTCTGCCCGGGGCAGGTTGAACCGGTTGTCTGGCTTGCCGAACGCCACACGGTGCTCGCGGCGTTCTTCGGAACCGGATTCCTGTGGGTTTGGACTCGATGGATTCGGTCGCGCCGTCCAGTCTGGCTCGTTTCCGCTGGGCTGCTGTTTGCCTGCTCCCTGATGTCCGACGGTCGCGTGATTGCACTGCCGCTGTTGCTGCCTGTGCTGGATGCATGGCAGTTCGACGGCTCGCAACGTGTTTCAGCGAGTCGCATTCGGATCACACCGATCGGTATGCTGATGACTGTGTCACTGCTGTTCATCGTGGTCGTCACTTTCGCATGTCCTGCAGAAACAAATGACGCTGCCCGACTTTCGCTGTTCGATCGTTCGCGCCTGTCGCTGAAGGCTGGAGTCACAGGACTGGTGCAGTCCTTCGACTTGCGGGATGACGCAACCTCTCCAGCGGCGCGTGACGATGGGTTGTCTGCGGTGAACGTCGCCGGTGCGTGCCTGATGCTTGTGTCAATATCGATCGCCGCTGTCGTGCTGTCCGGACGTTTGCCGTTTCTGCTATTCGGTTGGTTCTGGTATCTGGCGACGCTGATTCCGCCGATGGTGCTTGGACCGGTTTCCCTTAGAGTTGTCACAGACTCAAACCTGTATATCCCGTCCATCGGCCTTTTCATCATCGTAAGCTGGTCACTCTTCACACTGGCCGGATACTTTTCGCGATGGCGGGCGGTTGTATCTTTGATCGCCGTTCCGGCAGTGCTGGCGATTTCAACGCTGAGTTTTTCACGGGTCAGTCATTGGCGCGACAACGACGCGCTGTTTGTGGATCCGCCGGTTTCGGTGCAGTTCAACAGCCAGGCACAGTTCCTTCGCGCCAGGGAGTTGCTGAGCCGAGAACAACCTGACGTCCCACAGGCGGTCGAACATCTGAATCAGGCCGTCCGAATCCGTCCGGATGATCCGCTCAGCCACGCTCTGCTGGGCAAAGTGTTCTTCGACCAGAAGCGGCTCGACGACGCGCGGCATCAGCTGCTCCGGTCGATCGAAATCCGGCCGAATCTGGCCGAAGCACACTGGTATCTGGGACTGGTCGGACTGAATGCAGGGGAGCCGGACCTTGCGATCCGGCACTTCAGCGTAGTCGCCGGTCACGCAGAGTTCCCTCAGGTCCGCGACTACCTGACGCTGGCATCAGTGTACCAGACGCCGCGCTGGGAACAGCTTCGACGCATTGAGCAGAGGGGAGGGCGATACCAGTTGGCCAGCCCGGACCCGCGCAGCGACGTCGTGATGATTTCGCTCGCCGGAACCTCGGTCACAGATACAGACCTGTCTGACTGGCGATACTTCAGTCGACTTGCAGCGCTCGATCTGAACGGCACGCTGGTCACCGACGACGGTCTTCCGCATCTGTCGGCGTTT
Encoded here:
- a CDS encoding tetratricopeptide repeat protein — protein: MTELASFDSAGRAAPAKNSASTRQRSWEVFIVPALILIPLTVFWGVQDYPFLILENVASTAGNPRVTAGLSIENAAWAFTTNEGARWQPLTWLSLMLDVTVYRNAAAGSFHFTNLLLHLGAVLFLFAALRGVTSESWPAGMVAGMFAVCPGQVEPVVWLAERHTVLAAFFGTGFLWVWTRWIRSRRPVWLVSAGLLFACSLMSDGRVIALPLLLPVLDAWQFDGSQRVSASRIRITPIGMLMTVSLLFIVVVTFACPAETNDAARLSLFDRSRLSLKAGVTGLVQSFDLRDDATSPAARDDGLSAVNVAGACLMLVSISIAAVVLSGRLPFLLFGWFWYLATLIPPMVLGPVSLRVVTDSNLYIPSIGLFIIVSWSLFTLAGYFSRWRAVVSLIAVPAVLAISTLSFSRVSHWRDNDALFVDPPVSVQFNSQAQFLRARELLSREQPDVPQAVEHLNQAVRIRPDDPLSHALLGKVFFDQKRLDDARHQLLRSIEIRPNLAEAHWYLGLVGLNAGEPDLAIRHFSVVAGHAEFPQVRDYLTLASVYQTPRWEQLRRIEQRGGRYQLASPDPRSDVVMISLAGTSVTDTDLSDWRYFSRLAALDLNGTLVTDDGLPHLSAFTELRTLELTILP